A stretch of the Sphingosinithalassobacter tenebrarum genome encodes the following:
- a CDS encoding TonB-dependent receptor has translation MRYRLLSACAVPAVIVSLAVPAHAQAQQAASTQDMESDASVFGQEIVVTAQGRAQVLADVPVAISAVSAEQLSDSGTNDIRELNQLAPSLLVSSTGNEANGSARIRGIGTVGDNPGLESSVAVFIDGVYRSRSGNALGELGPIERVEVLRGPQGTLGGRNSSAGLLSIFTAPPEFDFTGYGAFTYGNFEAIRGEAGINAPLGETLAARIDGVYFKRDGFYHDVVNDTDINDRDRYLVRGQLLFEPNVDLSVRIIGDYSEKNESCCAATFVQTDSAPLARISPGLDPYAMPVTGSPSLTSTANPIIPILLALGQNPDGLTGSTYDRDIYVTSGRSFAGKTKDYGISAQIDWTMGDINLTSITAYREYSNYQGSDADYTQVDILYRAPNEDGMARAFKTFSQEVRLQGAAFDGHLDWLVGGYYANEKLETRDNLRFGDDYGAFAPCRIVNAINPALASPSSSGCISAGGRALVAPSFGPAAPLIWAGLDNLATLNDLGSTRDVYNQESNNFAIFTHNIIHVTDRFDITLGLRYTNETKDFDATFGNDNTVCPTNRALLSSLLATPLAPLAGGIISLSCQGNSTSEIDGLSLADSRSEDEFTGTAVVSYRPTDDLMVYGSYSRGYKAGGFNLDRSALQASPLVGNPAVTGSTANLQFDAETVNAFEIGAKYATRDFMLTVAGFRQEFSNFQLNTFNGSVFLVQNINGCSSSLGMADQDADPATGICAADNVTAGVIAQGVELEGTLRPGDDLTFTMGITYADTHYEDDLVGTDNGAPLDPALRLLPGDNLSNAPEIVATASMSWMPELGSSGLRGLFYLNARAVDDYNTGSDLLYGKEQDSYVLVNGRIGIRGPDDRWAIEFWGQNLFDVDYTQVAFNTPFVASQQTYSAYLAEPRTYGITLRAGF, from the coding sequence ATGCGATATCGCCTTTTGTCGGCATGTGCGGTGCCGGCCGTGATTGTTTCGCTCGCCGTTCCGGCGCATGCTCAGGCGCAGCAGGCCGCATCGACCCAAGACATGGAGAGCGACGCTTCGGTTTTCGGTCAGGAGATTGTCGTTACGGCCCAGGGGCGCGCGCAGGTGCTGGCGGACGTGCCGGTCGCCATCTCCGCGGTATCGGCCGAGCAGCTGTCCGACAGCGGCACCAATGATATTCGCGAACTCAATCAGCTCGCGCCGTCGCTGCTCGTGTCCTCGACCGGCAACGAAGCCAATGGCTCGGCGCGTATTCGCGGTATCGGCACGGTAGGAGACAATCCGGGACTCGAAAGCTCGGTCGCGGTGTTCATCGACGGTGTCTATCGCTCGCGCAGCGGCAATGCGCTGGGCGAACTCGGCCCGATCGAGCGTGTCGAGGTGCTGCGCGGGCCGCAGGGCACGCTGGGCGGCCGCAACAGTTCGGCAGGGCTGCTGAGCATCTTCACGGCTCCCCCGGAATTCGATTTCACCGGCTATGGCGCGTTTACCTACGGAAATTTCGAAGCCATTCGCGGCGAGGCGGGGATCAATGCGCCGCTGGGCGAAACGCTCGCTGCCCGTATCGACGGCGTCTATTTCAAGCGTGACGGCTTCTATCACGATGTCGTGAACGACACCGACATCAACGATCGCGATCGCTATCTGGTGCGCGGGCAGCTGCTGTTCGAACCGAATGTCGACCTGTCGGTGCGGATCATCGGCGATTATTCGGAAAAGAACGAAAGCTGTTGTGCGGCAACGTTCGTCCAGACCGATTCCGCCCCGCTCGCACGGATCAGTCCGGGACTGGACCCTTATGCCATGCCGGTAACCGGGTCGCCTTCGCTTACCAGCACCGCCAACCCGATCATCCCGATCCTGCTTGCGCTCGGGCAGAATCCCGATGGACTCACCGGCAGCACCTACGATCGCGACATCTATGTCACGTCGGGTCGCTCCTTTGCCGGCAAGACCAAGGATTACGGCATTTCGGCGCAGATCGACTGGACGATGGGCGATATCAACCTGACGTCGATCACGGCCTATCGCGAATACTCGAACTATCAGGGGTCGGATGCCGACTATACCCAGGTCGATATTCTCTATCGCGCACCGAACGAAGACGGCATGGCGCGCGCGTTCAAGACCTTCAGTCAGGAAGTGCGGCTTCAGGGCGCCGCCTTTGACGGGCATCTCGACTGGCTGGTCGGGGGCTATTACGCCAATGAAAAGCTCGAGACGCGCGACAACCTGCGCTTCGGCGATGATTACGGTGCCTTCGCGCCCTGCCGCATCGTAAATGCCATCAATCCGGCGCTGGCCTCGCCCTCAAGCTCGGGCTGTATCAGCGCCGGTGGGCGGGCGCTGGTGGCGCCGTCCTTCGGTCCCGCTGCGCCGCTGATCTGGGCTGGCCTGGACAATCTCGCGACCCTCAACGACCTGGGCTCGACCCGCGACGTCTACAATCAGGAAAGCAACAATTTCGCGATTTTCACGCACAATATCATTCATGTAACCGATCGCTTCGATATCACGCTGGGGCTGCGTTACACGAACGAGACGAAGGATTTCGACGCGACCTTCGGCAATGACAATACGGTATGCCCCACCAATCGCGCGCTGCTTTCCTCGCTGCTCGCGACGCCGCTTGCCCCGCTCGCCGGCGGCATCATCTCGCTGTCGTGCCAGGGCAATTCGACGTCCGAAATCGATGGGCTTTCGCTTGCGGACAGCCGCAGCGAGGACGAGTTCACCGGAACGGCAGTGGTCTCCTACCGCCCGACCGACGATCTGATGGTCTATGGCAGCTATTCGCGCGGCTACAAAGCGGGCGGGTTCAATCTTGACCGCTCTGCCCTGCAGGCGAGCCCGTTGGTGGGCAATCCTGCGGTGACGGGCTCCACCGCAAATCTCCAGTTCGATGCCGAAACCGTCAATGCCTTCGAAATCGGCGCCAAATACGCGACACGCGATTTCATGCTGACGGTCGCCGGCTTCCGACAGGAGTTCAGCAACTTCCAGCTCAACACCTTCAACGGCTCGGTTTTCCTGGTGCAGAACATCAACGGCTGCAGCAGCAGTCTGGGCATGGCCGATCAGGATGCCGATCCGGCCACCGGCATCTGCGCGGCCGACAATGTGACCGCCGGGGTGATCGCGCAGGGTGTGGAACTGGAAGGCACGTTGCGACCGGGCGACGATCTGACTTTCACGATGGGTATCACCTATGCCGATACCCATTATGAGGACGATCTGGTCGGCACCGATAACGGCGCGCCGCTTGATCCGGCGCTGCGCCTTTTGCCGGGCGACAATCTCTCCAATGCCCCGGAAATCGTCGCGACGGCCTCGATGTCGTGGATGCCCGAACTGGGCAGCAGCGGGCTGCGCGGCCTGTTCTATCTGAATGCCCGCGCAGTGGACGATT
- a CDS encoding EF-hand domain-containing protein, with translation MTFPKSLIGSALAATMLSSAGIAFAQDAAPPPPRPGMMADANQDGVVTREEIVASVESHFARVDTDGDGQISAEERVAAHQAMRAERQARREARRAERAENGDMPGRGRHARRGHHGRHGPGGEGRMMSRMDANGDGIVSLAEATDMALKRFDMVDANSDGRIDRAERQAMREKMRERMMERRHRQGPPAGAPEAE, from the coding sequence ATGACCTTTCCCAAATCCCTGATCGGATCCGCACTCGCGGCGACCATGTTGTCAAGCGCCGGCATCGCCTTCGCACAGGATGCCGCCCCGCCGCCGCCCCGCCCGGGCATGATGGCCGATGCGAACCAGGACGGCGTCGTCACTCGCGAAGAAATCGTAGCGAGCGTCGAAAGCCACTTCGCACGGGTCGACACCGACGGCGACGGGCAGATCAGCGCCGAGGAACGCGTCGCCGCACACCAGGCAATGCGCGCGGAACGCCAGGCCCGCCGCGAGGCGCGCCGTGCCGAGCGCGCCGAAAACGGTGACATGCCCGGTCGCGGAAGGCATGCCCGGCGCGGCCATCACGGTCGGCACGGCCCGGGTGGCGAAGGCCGCATGATGTCGCGTATGGATGCCAATGGCGACGGCATTGTAAGCCTCGCCGAAGCCACGGATATGGCGCTCAAGCGCTTCGACATGGTCGATGCGAACAGCGACGGCCGCATCGACCGGGCGGAACGTCAGGCGATGCGCGAGAAGATGCGCGAACGCATGATGGAGCGCCGCCATCGCCAGGGCCCGCCCGCCGGCGCACCGGAAGCCGAATAA
- a CDS encoding response regulator gives MSEQPHLLLVDDERSIREPLAQYLSKQGFRVTQSGDAESARARLNAYAIDLVILDIMMPGEDGLSLCRHIRATSETPVILLTAKSEETDRIVGLEMGADDYVVKPFSPRELTARIKVVLRRLAAGGTRQHGPEAGSYCFSGWVLKTDERSLIDREGVSVPLSTGEYNLLHALVTRPRQVLTRDQLLDLTKGREAAAFDRAIDNQVSRLRKKIEADPKNPAIIKTVWGGGYTLAAEVTRL, from the coding sequence ATGTCCGAACAGCCTCACCTCCTCCTCGTCGACGACGAGCGCTCGATCCGCGAACCGCTTGCGCAATATCTCTCCAAGCAGGGATTTCGCGTGACCCAATCCGGCGATGCGGAAAGCGCGCGTGCACGGCTCAATGCCTATGCGATCGATCTCGTCATCCTCGACATCATGATGCCGGGTGAGGACGGGCTCAGCCTGTGCCGCCATATTCGCGCGACCAGCGAGACGCCGGTAATCCTGCTGACGGCAAAAAGCGAGGAAACCGATCGCATCGTCGGACTGGAGATGGGCGCCGACGATTATGTGGTCAAACCGTTCAGCCCGCGTGAGCTGACTGCACGTATCAAGGTCGTGCTGCGCCGGCTTGCCGCCGGCGGCACGCGTCAGCACGGGCCCGAGGCCGGAAGCTACTGCTTTTCCGGCTGGGTACTGAAGACCGACGAACGTTCGCTGATCGATCGCGAAGGTGTTTCGGTGCCGCTTTCGACCGGCGAATATAACCTGCTGCACGCGCTGGTGACGCGTCCGCGCCAGGTGCTGACGCGCGACCAGCTGCTCGATCTTACCAAGGGCCGCGAAGCAGCAGCGTTCGATCGCGCGATCGACAATCAGGTGAGCCGGCTGCGCAAGAAGATCGAGGCCGACCCGAAAAACCCCGCAATCATCAAGACCGTCTGGGGCGGTGGCTATACGCTTGCCGCCGAGGTGACGCGGCTGTGA